In the Gossypium raimondii isolate GPD5lz chromosome 9, ASM2569854v1, whole genome shotgun sequence genome, one interval contains:
- the LOC128032580 gene encoding uncharacterized protein LOC128032580, protein MYTDHKSLKYLLSQKELNLRQCRWIELLKDYDYTIEYHVGKANVVVGTLSRRAMTDLRAMFARLSLFDGGSLLAELQPVKILLWKWERVTMDFVSGLALTPTKKDSKLAKLYVYKIVRLHGVPVLIISDRDPRFTSRFWKKLHEALGIRLDFSSAFHPQIDGERRVLGPKLVSNTEDKVRLVQDRLKATSDRQKSYIDLKRREIEYSVGDFVFLKVSPWKEVLRFGRKGKLSPRFIGPYRILRCVGPVAYQLELPSKLNQIHDMFHDSMLRCYRYDLIHIVPIEEIKVRPDLTFEEEPV, encoded by the exons atgtacactgatcacaaaagccttAAATACCTCCTCTCTCAGAAGGAGCTGAATCTTAGGCAGTGTAGATGGATTGAGCTACTTAAGGACTACGACTATACTATTGAATACCATGttggtaaggctaatgtggtagtTGGCACACTGAGCCGTAGAGCTATGACTGACCTGAGAGCGATGTTTGCTCGCCTTAGTTTATTTGATGGTGGTAGTCTGTTGGCCGAACTTCAA CCAGTCAAGATTCTactttggaagtgggagagagtgactatggacttcgttagtgggttagCCCTcacacctactaagaaggattct AAGCTGGCTAAACTGTATGTGTATaagatagtgagactgcatggggtaccagTTTTGATAAtatctgatagggatcctcgctTCACGTCACGATTCTGGAAGAAGCTACATGAAGCTCTGGGTATAAGATTAGACTTCAGTAGTGCGTTCCATCCTCAGATTGATG gTGAGCGGCGTGTTCTAGGCCCTAAACTAGTTTCTAATACCGAGGATAAAGTTAGATTGGTTCAGGACCGATTGAAAGCGACATCTGATAGGCAGAAGTCCTACATAGATTTGAAGCGTCGAGAGATTGAGTATTCAGTGGGGGATTTTgtttttctcaaggtctcaCCATGGAAAGAGGTATTGAGGTTTGGTCGTAAGggtaagttgagccctaggtttattgggCCTTATCGCATACTAAGATGTGTGGGACCAGTTGCTTACCAGTTGGAGTTACCTTCGAAATTAAATCAGATTCACGATATGTTCCACGATTCTATGTTGAGGTGCTACCGCTATGATCTCATTCATATTGTTCCTATTGAGGAGATTAAGGTTAGGCCAGATCTAACCTTTGAGGAGGAGCCTGTTTAG